The Streptomyces laurentii genome contains a region encoding:
- a CDS encoding monooxygenase (L-lysine 6-monooxygenase (NADPH-requiring); pfam13434;~Rossmann-fold NAD(P)(+)-binding proteins; cl09931;~identified by MetaGeneAnnotator; putative;~monooxygenase [Streptomyces roseosporus NRRL15998]) has product MSTPETTAPYDFIGIGLGPFNLGLACLTEPIDALDGLFLESKPDFEWHSGMFLDGAHLQTPFLSDLVTLADPTSPYSFLNYLKEKGRIYSFYIRENFYPLRTEYNDYCRWAAARLSSVRFNTTVTTVTFDESAELYVVTTDSGTTYRARRLVLGTGTSPHVPEPCRDLGGDVTHTSRYLRNRDALLKKKSITLVGSGQSAAEIYHDLLGGIHEHGYRLNWVTRSPRFFPLEYTKLTLEMTSPEYVDYFHALPEDTRYRLEREQKGLFKGIDGALIDAIFDLLYQRNADGPVPTRLLTNSALTSARYDAEAGTYALGFRQEEQEKDFTLDSEGLILATGYAYETPAFLAPIADRLRRDTRGRFDLARNYAIDVTGHGVYLQNAGTHTHSVTSPDLGMGPYRNATLIADMLGAPYYPVEKTIAFQEFGI; this is encoded by the coding sequence TTGTCCACGCCTGAGACGACCGCCCCCTACGACTTCATCGGCATCGGCCTCGGCCCCTTCAACCTGGGTCTCGCCTGCCTCACCGAGCCGATCGACGCCCTCGACGGCCTCTTCCTGGAGTCCAAGCCGGACTTCGAGTGGCACTCCGGCATGTTCCTGGACGGCGCCCACCTCCAGACGCCGTTCCTGTCGGACCTCGTCACCCTCGCCGACCCGACCTCCCCGTACTCCTTCCTCAACTACCTGAAGGAGAAGGGCCGGATCTACTCGTTCTACATCCGCGAGAACTTCTACCCGCTGCGCACCGAGTACAACGACTACTGCCGCTGGGCCGCCGCGCGGCTCTCCTCGGTCCGCTTCAACACCACTGTCACCACCGTCACGTTCGACGAGTCCGCCGAGCTGTACGTGGTGACCACCGACTCCGGCACGACGTACCGCGCCCGCCGCCTCGTCCTCGGCACCGGCACCTCGCCGCACGTCCCCGAGCCCTGCCGAGACCTCGGCGGCGACGTCACGCACACCTCGCGCTACCTGCGGAACCGCGACGCCCTGCTGAAGAAGAAGTCGATCACCCTGGTCGGCAGCGGCCAGAGCGCCGCCGAGATCTACCACGACCTGCTCGGCGGCATCCACGAGCACGGTTACCGGCTGAACTGGGTGACCCGCTCGCCCCGCTTCTTCCCCCTCGAATACACCAAGCTCACCCTGGAGATGACCTCCCCCGAGTACGTGGACTACTTCCACGCGCTCCCCGAGGACACCCGCTACCGGCTGGAGCGGGAGCAGAAGGGCCTGTTCAAGGGCATCGACGGGGCGCTGATCGACGCCATCTTCGACCTGCTCTACCAGCGGAACGCCGACGGCCCCGTCCCCACCCGGCTGCTCACCAACTCCGCGCTCACCTCGGCCCGTTACGACGCCGAAGCGGGCACGTACGCCCTCGGCTTCCGCCAGGAGGAGCAGGAGAAGGACTTCACCCTGGACAGCGAGGGCCTGATCCTCGCCACCGGGTACGCGTACGAGACCCCCGCCTTCCTCGCGCCGATCGCCGACCGGCTGCGCCGGGACACGCGCGGACGCTTCGACCTCGCCCGCAACTACGCGATCGACGTCACCGGCCACGGCGTCTACCTCCAGAACGCCGGCACCCACACCCACTCGGTGACCTCGCCCGACCTGGGCATGGGCCCGTACCGCAACGCCACCCTCATCGCCGACATGCTCGGCGCCCCGTACTACCCGGTCGAGAAGACCATCGCGTTCCAGGAGTTCGGCATTTGA
- a CDS encoding pyridoxal-dependent decarboxylase (DOPA decarboxylase family. This family belongs to pyridoxal phosphate (PLP)-dependent aspartate aminotransferase superfamily (fold I). The major groups in this CD correspond to DOPA/tyrosine decarboxylase (DDC), histidine decarboxylase (HDC), and...; cd06450;~catalytic residue [active];~identified by MetaGeneAnnotator; putative;~pyridoxal 5'-phosphate binding site [chemical binding];~pyridoxal-dependent decarboxylase [Streptomyces roseosporus NRRL15998]) gives MRSHLLNATTAAAYRHSVTEGAERVARRLATAQGPFSGITPAALAPAVDAVDLDRPLGDLTAALDELEDVYLRDAVYFHHPRYLAHLNCPVVLPAVAAEAVLSAVNSSLDTWDQSAGGTLIERRLIDWTAGRIGFGPGADGVFTSGGSQSNLQALLLAREEAGAVAPSRLRIFASACGHFSVQKSATLLGLGPDAVVSVPVDRERRMQSVVLAAELAACRAEGLVPMAIVATAGTTDFGSIDPLPEIAALAAEYGAWMHVDAAYGCGLLVSPTRRHLLDGIERADSVTVDFHKSFFQPVSSSAVLVRDGATLRHATYHADYLNPRRPATAEHLPNQVDKSLQTTRRFDALKLWMTLRVMGAEGVGTLFDEVCALAREGHTLLAADPRFEVVTEPSLSTLVFRFLPESDAPDEAVDRANLHARQALFASGEAVVAGTKVDGRPHLKFTLLNPETTTADLTAVLDLIAGHAAQYLGENLVHA, from the coding sequence ATGCGTTCCCATCTGCTCAACGCCACCACGGCGGCGGCCTACCGACACTCCGTCACCGAAGGAGCCGAGCGGGTGGCACGCCGACTCGCCACCGCCCAGGGGCCGTTCAGCGGCATCACGCCCGCCGCGCTCGCGCCCGCCGTCGACGCCGTCGACCTCGACCGGCCGCTCGGCGACCTCACCGCCGCCCTCGACGAGCTGGAGGACGTCTACCTGCGCGACGCGGTCTACTTCCACCACCCCCGCTACCTGGCGCACCTCAACTGTCCGGTCGTGCTGCCCGCCGTCGCCGCCGAGGCCGTCCTGTCCGCCGTCAACTCCTCCCTCGACACCTGGGACCAGAGCGCCGGCGGCACCCTGATCGAGCGCCGCCTGATCGACTGGACGGCCGGCCGGATCGGCTTCGGGCCGGGCGCCGACGGGGTGTTCACCAGCGGCGGCAGCCAGTCCAACCTCCAGGCCCTGCTGCTCGCCCGCGAGGAGGCCGGCGCCGTGGCCCCGTCCCGGCTGCGGATCTTCGCCTCGGCCTGCGGGCACTTCAGCGTCCAGAAGTCGGCCACCCTGCTCGGCCTCGGCCCGGACGCCGTCGTCTCCGTCCCCGTCGACCGCGAGCGGCGCATGCAGTCGGTGGTGCTCGCCGCCGAACTGGCCGCCTGCCGCGCCGAGGGCCTGGTCCCCATGGCGATCGTCGCCACCGCCGGCACCACCGACTTCGGCTCCATCGACCCGCTGCCCGAGATCGCCGCGCTGGCCGCCGAGTACGGCGCCTGGATGCACGTCGACGCCGCGTACGGCTGCGGGCTGCTCGTCTCGCCGACCCGCCGGCACCTCCTCGACGGCATCGAGCGCGCCGACTCGGTGACCGTCGACTTCCACAAGTCCTTCTTCCAGCCGGTGAGTTCGTCCGCCGTGCTGGTGCGCGACGGGGCCACGCTGCGGCACGCCACCTACCACGCGGACTACCTCAACCCGCGCCGCCCGGCCACCGCCGAGCATCTCCCCAACCAGGTCGACAAGTCCCTCCAGACCACCCGCCGCTTCGACGCCCTGAAACTGTGGATGACCCTGCGCGTCATGGGCGCCGAGGGCGTCGGCACGCTCTTCGACGAGGTCTGCGCGCTGGCCCGGGAGGGGCACACGCTGCTCGCCGCCGACCCGCGCTTCGAGGTCGTCACCGAGCCGAGCCTGTCCACCCTCGTCTTCCGCTTCCTGCCGGAGTCGGACGCGCCCGACGAGGCCGTCGACCGCGCCAACCTCCACGCCCGCCAGGCCCTGTTCGCCTCCGGCGAGGCCGTCGTCGCCGGCACCAAGGTCGACGGCCGCCCGCACCTGAAGTTCACCCTGCTCAACCCCGAGACCACCACGGCCGACCTCACCGCCGTCCTCGATCTGATCGCCGGCCACGCCGCGCAGTACCTGGGAGAGAACCTTGTCCACGCCTGA
- a CDS encoding ferrichrome ABC transporter substrate-binding protein (Helical backbone metal receptor (TroA-like domain). These proteins have been shown to function in the ABC transport of ferric siderophores and metal ions such as Mn2+, Fe3+, Cu2+ and/or Zn2+. Their ligand binding site is formed in the interface between...; cl00262;~Periplasmic binding protein; pfam01497;~ferrichrome ABC transporter substrate-binding protein [Streptomyces pristinaespiralis ATCC25486];~identified by MetaGeneAnnotator; putative;~intersubunit interface [polypeptide binding]) has translation MPRSARATSLTRRGLLAAGGAVGLGAALAACGGGDGKVAGKSAAASGGKGGAWSFTDDRGSKVALAATPKNIVAFTGTAAALKDFGVEVKGVFGPTTVKDPKTGAVTPDVQAGDLDIAKVTVIGNVWGEFRIEEYLKLNPDVLVTDMWEKGALWYVPEEQKDKILKIAPTVALWAAGKSMPTVLQRHADLAGSLGADVASARIKADKARFEAAAERVRKAAKARKGIKVLIGSGSPDTFYVSTPVRPTDTLFFQELGVDLVVPDKLDPSGWFELLSWENVDKYQADVILLDNRTSALQPEALKAKPTWAALPAVKAGQVFPRVTEPVYSYAKCAPLLEDLAKALENAKKVA, from the coding sequence ATGCCCCGATCCGCCCGAGCCACCTCTCTCACCCGTCGCGGACTGCTCGCCGCGGGCGGCGCCGTCGGGCTCGGCGCCGCGCTCGCCGCCTGCGGGGGCGGCGACGGGAAGGTAGCCGGGAAATCCGCCGCCGCGAGCGGCGGCAAGGGCGGCGCCTGGAGCTTCACGGACGACCGGGGCTCCAAGGTCGCGCTCGCCGCGACCCCGAAGAACATCGTCGCCTTCACCGGCACGGCCGCCGCGCTCAAGGACTTCGGCGTCGAGGTGAAGGGCGTCTTCGGCCCGACCACGGTCAAGGACCCGAAGACCGGCGCGGTGACGCCGGACGTGCAGGCCGGCGACCTCGACATCGCCAAGGTCACCGTCATCGGCAACGTCTGGGGCGAGTTCAGGATCGAGGAGTACCTCAAGCTGAACCCCGATGTCCTCGTCACCGACATGTGGGAGAAGGGCGCCCTCTGGTACGTGCCGGAGGAGCAGAAGGACAAGATCCTCAAGATCGCCCCGACCGTCGCCCTGTGGGCCGCCGGGAAGTCGATGCCCACCGTGCTCCAGCGCCACGCCGACCTCGCCGGCTCGCTCGGCGCCGATGTGGCGAGCGCGCGGATCAAGGCCGACAAGGCCCGCTTCGAGGCCGCGGCGGAACGGGTCCGCAAGGCGGCCAAGGCGAGGAAGGGCATCAAGGTCCTCATCGGCTCCGGCTCGCCGGACACCTTCTACGTCTCCACCCCGGTCCGCCCCACCGACACGCTCTTCTTCCAGGAGCTGGGCGTCGACCTCGTCGTGCCCGACAAGCTGGACCCCTCGGGCTGGTTCGAGCTGCTGAGCTGGGAGAACGTCGACAAGTACCAGGCCGACGTCATCCTGCTCGACAACCGCACCTCCGCCCTCCAGCCCGAGGCACTGAAGGCGAAGCCGACCTGGGCCGCGCTGCCCGCCGTCAAGGCCGGCCAGGTCTTCCCGCGCGTGACCGAGCCCGTCTACTCGTACGCCAAGTGCGCCCCGCTCCTGGAGGACCTGGCGAAGGCCCTGGAGAACGCGAAGAAGGTGGCCTGA
- a CDS encoding acyl-CoA dehydrogenase (Acyl-CoA dehydrogenase; cl09933;~Acyl-CoA dehydrogenases [Lipid metabolism]; COG1960;~acyl-CoA dehydrogenase [Streptomyces cattleya NRRL 8057 = DSM46488];~identified by MetaGeneAnnotator; putative), translating to MSLDHRLSEEHEELRRTVEEFAHDVVAPKIGDYYERHEFPYEIVAEMGRMGLFGLPFPEEYGGMGGDYLALGIALEELARVDSSVAITLEAGVSLGAMPVYRFGTEEQKRAWLPKLCAGEMLGAFGLTEPGAGSDAGGSRTTAVRDGDEWVINGSKCFITNSGTDITGLVTVTAVTGRKPDGRPRISSIIVPSGTPGFTVAAPYSKVGWNASDTRELSFSDVRVPVENLLGEEGRGYAQFLRILDEGRIAIAALATGLAQGCVDESVKYAKERHSFGRPIAEYQAIQFKIADMEMRAHMARVGWRDAASRLVNGEPFKKEAAMAKLYSSTIAVDNAREATQVHGGYGFMNEYPVARMWRDSKILEIGEGTSEVQRMLIARELGLGA from the coding sequence ATGTCCCTCGACCACCGGCTCTCCGAAGAGCACGAGGAACTCCGCCGTACCGTGGAGGAGTTCGCCCACGACGTCGTCGCCCCGAAGATCGGCGACTACTACGAGCGGCACGAGTTCCCGTACGAGATCGTCGCCGAGATGGGCCGCATGGGCCTGTTCGGCCTGCCGTTCCCCGAGGAGTACGGCGGCATGGGCGGCGACTACCTGGCGCTCGGCATCGCCCTGGAGGAGCTGGCGCGGGTCGACTCGTCCGTCGCCATCACCCTGGAGGCGGGCGTCTCGCTGGGCGCCATGCCCGTGTACCGCTTCGGCACCGAGGAGCAGAAGCGCGCGTGGCTGCCGAAGCTGTGCGCCGGCGAGATGCTGGGCGCGTTCGGCCTGACCGAGCCGGGCGCCGGCTCGGACGCGGGCGGCTCCCGGACGACCGCCGTCCGCGACGGCGACGAGTGGGTCATCAACGGCTCGAAGTGCTTCATCACCAACTCCGGTACGGACATCACCGGCCTGGTGACGGTCACGGCGGTCACCGGCCGCAAGCCCGACGGCCGGCCGCGGATCTCCTCGATCATCGTCCCGTCCGGCACCCCCGGCTTCACGGTCGCCGCCCCGTACTCGAAGGTCGGCTGGAACGCCTCCGACACCCGTGAGCTGTCCTTCTCCGACGTGCGCGTGCCGGTGGAGAACCTGCTGGGCGAGGAGGGCCGCGGCTACGCGCAGTTCCTGCGCATCCTGGACGAGGGCCGGATCGCGATCGCGGCGCTCGCCACGGGTCTCGCGCAGGGCTGTGTCGACGAGTCGGTGAAGTACGCGAAGGAACGGCACTCCTTCGGCCGGCCGATCGCCGAGTACCAGGCCATCCAGTTCAAGATCGCCGACATGGAGATGCGCGCCCATATGGCCCGCGTCGGCTGGCGCGACGCGGCCTCACGGCTGGTCAACGGCGAGCCGTTCAAGAAGGAGGCGGCGATGGCGAAGCTGTACTCGTCGACGATCGCCGTCGACAACGCCCGCGAGGCCACCCAGGTCCACGGCGGCTACGGCTTCATGAACGAGTACCCGGTGGCCCGCATGTGGCGCGACTCCAAGATCCTGGAGATCGGCGAGGGCACGAGCGAGGTGCAGCGGATGCTGATCGCCCGGGAGCTGGGCCTCGGGGCCTGA
- a CDS encoding transposase (Helix-turn-helix domain; pfam12323;~Probable transposase; pfam01385;~Transposase and inactivated derivatives [DNA replication,recombination, and repair];~identified by MetaGeneAnnotator; putative;~transposase [Thermosynechococcus elongatus BP-1];~transposase, IS605 OrfB family, central region; TIGR01766), with protein sequence MAQLVKRAFRYRFYPTDGQAAELSRTFGCVRLVYNKALEERTRAWFGEQRRISYVQSSAALTQWKKTEELAFLAEVSSVPLQQALRHLQTAFGNFFARRAKYPRFKSRKKSGASAEYTRSAFTWRDGRLTLAKMSAPLDIRWSRPLPEGVVPTTATVSRDSAGRWFVSLLCEDSIVPAPATGAAVGIDAGITSLVTLSTGEKIANPRHERCDRVRLAKAQREMSRKAKGSANREKARRKVAKVHARIADRRRDFLHKLSTRLVRENQTVVIEDLTVRNLLKNGTLARAISDASWTELRSMLEYKCAWYGRELVVIDRWFPSSKLCGACGTIASKMPLNVREWTCDCGVVHDRDVNAARNILAAGLAASACGDGVRPQRESSRTGLSSVKQEPQRATAGTPRP encoded by the coding sequence ATGGCGCAGTTGGTTAAGCGGGCTTTCAGGTACCGCTTTTACCCCACGGACGGGCAGGCGGCTGAGCTGTCGCGCACGTTCGGCTGCGTGCGCTTGGTGTACAACAAGGCGTTGGAGGAGCGCACGCGGGCCTGGTTCGGCGAGCAGCGCCGGATTTCCTATGTGCAGTCATCTGCCGCACTGACACAGTGGAAGAAGACCGAGGAGCTCGCATTCCTGGCGGAGGTGTCCTCCGTCCCCCTCCAGCAGGCATTGCGTCATCTCCAGACGGCGTTCGGTAACTTCTTCGCCAGGCGTGCGAAGTACCCGCGCTTCAAGAGCCGGAAGAAGTCGGGGGCGTCGGCCGAGTACACCCGCAGCGCGTTCACGTGGCGTGATGGGCGGCTGACGCTGGCGAAGATGTCCGCGCCGTTGGATATCCGCTGGTCGCGTCCCCTGCCCGAGGGCGTGGTGCCGACGACGGCGACCGTCTCCCGTGACAGCGCGGGCCGCTGGTTCGTGTCCCTGCTGTGCGAGGACTCCATCGTCCCGGCTCCGGCCACCGGTGCGGCTGTCGGCATCGACGCGGGCATTACATCCCTGGTGACCCTGTCGACCGGGGAGAAGATCGCCAACCCCAGGCATGAGCGGTGTGACCGCGTACGCCTTGCCAAGGCGCAGCGGGAGATGTCGCGGAAGGCGAAGGGCTCGGCGAATCGGGAGAAGGCCCGACGCAAGGTCGCCAAGGTTCATGCGCGGATCGCCGACCGGCGCCGCGACTTCCTGCACAAACTGTCGACTCGACTCGTCCGTGAGAACCAAACGGTCGTGATCGAGGACCTCACCGTCCGCAATCTGCTGAAGAACGGCACGCTCGCGCGCGCCATCTCCGACGCGTCGTGGACGGAGCTGCGCTCCATGCTGGAGTACAAGTGCGCCTGGTATGGGCGTGAACTTGTCGTGATCGACCGCTGGTTCCCCAGCTCGAAGCTGTGCGGAGCCTGCGGCACGATCGCGTCGAAGATGCCTCTGAACGTCCGTGAGTGGACATGCGACTGCGGCGTGGTGCACGACCGCGACGTGAACGCGGCACGCAACATCCTGGCCGCCGGGCTGGCGGCGTCTGCCTGTGGAGACGGTGTAAGACCTCAACGGGAGTCCTCCCGGACGGGGCTGTCGTCGGTGAAGCAGGAACCCCAGCGGGCGACCGCTGGAACCCCCCGCCCATAG
- a CDS encoding integral membrane protein (identified by MetaGeneAnnotator; putative;~integral membrane protein [Streptomyces roseosporus NRRL15998]), protein MKRLAVAGGVNLLLGVPGVVPCFLVWYVMANGPLAELGWTQREPTENDGMWLWLVILVPVLTLFGLVWGLLNTWMSRRMTAAGWPARPAPYWTLCAVAPLVPYLTLVPLSL, encoded by the coding sequence ATGAAGAGGCTGGCGGTGGCCGGGGGAGTGAACCTGCTGCTCGGGGTGCCGGGTGTCGTGCCGTGTTTTCTCGTCTGGTACGTGATGGCCAACGGGCCGCTGGCGGAACTGGGTTGGACCCAGCGTGAACCGACCGAGAACGACGGCATGTGGCTCTGGCTCGTCATCCTCGTCCCGGTGCTCACGCTCTTCGGCCTGGTCTGGGGACTGCTGAACACCTGGATGTCGCGCAGGATGACCGCCGCCGGATGGCCGGCCAGGCCCGCGCCCTACTGGACGCTCTGCGCCGTGGCGCCCCTGGTGCCGTACCTGACGCTCGTGCCGCTCTCCCTGTGA
- a CDS encoding hypothetical protein associated with desferrioxamine E biosynthesis (FAD binding motif [chemical binding];~FAD binding pocket [chemical binding];~Hypothetical protein associated with desferrioxamine E biosynthesis [Streptomyces venezuelae ATCC10712];~NAD binding pocket [chemical binding];~Siderophore interacting proteins share the domain structure of the ferredoxin reductase like family. Siderophores are produced in various bacteria (and some plants) to extract iron from hosts. Binding constants are high, so iron can be pilfered from...; cd06193;~Siderophore-interacting protein [Inorganic ion transport andmetabolism]; COG2375;~identified by MetaGeneAnnotator; putative;~phosphate binding motif [ion binding]) produces the protein MTDAETAPFRFFSLQVDRTRRLGPSLVRVAFTGEESKSFRSGGRDQSLSLFLPHPGQDAPVLPPLDTPDLYAVLGAWRALPHDERAVMRSYTVRAQRTAPDGTAEIDIDFAIHEDGGPACRWAEAARPGDRVVVLGPAVAENTGVRFRLPADADSVVIWGDETALPAVAGILEWLPAGLPARVFLEVPYPDDRLELETAADAAVTWLVRAEGAPSAVAAVAAEELPGSAPYVWIAGESGSVKALRRHFVGERGLDRRRVTFVGYWRRGLSEDALREVPDEA, from the coding sequence ATGACGGACGCCGAGACCGCCCCGTTCCGCTTCTTCTCCCTCCAGGTCGACCGGACGCGGCGGCTCGGCCCGTCGCTGGTCCGCGTCGCCTTCACCGGCGAGGAGTCGAAGAGTTTCCGCTCGGGCGGGCGCGACCAGTCGCTCTCCCTCTTCCTGCCGCACCCCGGGCAGGACGCGCCGGTCCTGCCACCGCTCGACACCCCGGATCTGTACGCGGTCCTGGGCGCCTGGCGCGCCCTGCCGCACGACGAGCGGGCGGTGATGCGCTCGTACACCGTCCGCGCCCAGCGCACCGCGCCGGACGGGACGGCGGAGATCGACATCGACTTCGCGATCCACGAGGACGGCGGCCCCGCCTGCCGCTGGGCCGAGGCCGCCCGCCCCGGGGACCGGGTGGTCGTCCTGGGTCCGGCCGTGGCCGAGAACACCGGCGTGCGGTTCCGACTCCCCGCCGACGCCGACTCCGTGGTGATCTGGGGCGACGAGACCGCCCTGCCGGCCGTCGCCGGGATCCTGGAGTGGCTGCCCGCCGGGCTGCCCGCCCGAGTGTTCCTCGAAGTGCCGTACCCGGACGACAGGCTGGAGCTCGAGACGGCGGCCGATGCCGCCGTCACCTGGCTGGTACGCGCCGAGGGAGCGCCGTCCGCCGTGGCGGCGGTCGCCGCCGAAGAGTTGCCGGGCTCCGCTCCGTACGTCTGGATCGCGGGCGAATCCGGCTCGGTGAAGGCACTGCGCCGCCACTTCGTCGGCGAACGCGGACTCGACCGCCGCCGGGTCACCTTCGTCGGCTACTGGCGCCGCGGCCTGTCGGAGGACGCCCTGCGCGAAGTCCCCGACGAGGCCTAG